A region from the Oscillospiraceae bacterium genome encodes:
- the clpS gene encoding ATP-dependent Clp protease adapter ClpS, translating to MNEEKIQSDENVAEKEKLKTEEPSLYRVILLNDDYTTMEFVIHVLETVFHKPLPEATRIMLNVHKNGVGLCGVYTHEIAETKVAEVHAMAAENQFPLKCTMEKE from the coding sequence ATGAACGAAGAAAAAATTCAATCAGACGAAAATGTTGCCGAAAAAGAGAAGCTGAAGACTGAAGAGCCCTCTCTCTATCGGGTCATCCTTCTTAATGATGACTATACAACCATGGAATTTGTGATTCATGTGCTGGAGACAGTGTTCCACAAGCCGCTTCCCGAGGCTACCCGGATAATGCTGAATGTACATAAAAATGGGGTTGGTCTGTGCGGTGTTTACACGCATGAGATTGCCGAAACAAAGGTAGCTGAAGTGCATGCAATGGCGGCCGAAAATCAATTCCCGCTGAAATGCACGATGGAGAAAGAATGA
- the clpA gene encoding ATP-dependent Clp protease ATP-binding subunit ClpA codes for MINKELSLMLDATFQDAKNRRHEYLTTEHILFALVHDELGIDIITGCGGDVVRIKEAIEAFFARNIPTLPPGKSSEPVPALGFHRVIQRAITHIQSAEKAEVEAGDLLAALYGEPDSFAVHFLEQEGISRLDVLNYISHGSAGLSRFQQHESPSEEPTRESAPGQTEPKRPVSQDPLKLYTINLNEKAAAGEIDPLVGREDELKRTIQVLCRRRKNNIVFVGEPGVGKTALVEGLALNIHRGSVPDPLKDTTIYSLDMGALLAGTKYRGDFEARLKATIKDLVKITGGILFIDEIHTIVGAGATSGGSMDASNILKPVLNSGRLRCIGASTYEEFKNHFEKDRALSRRFQKIEIYEPTIEETVDILKGLRSYYEEFHGVRYTDSAIKTAAELSAKYINEKFMPDKAIDVIDEAGATRKLRGCGKGKLVVGVKEIEGIVAHIARIPSLNISASDTEKLKDLEAELKAAVFGQDSAIHSLVSAIKRSRAGLGIPERPIGAFLFAGPTGVGKTEVSKQMANVLGVKFIRFDMSEYMEKHTVSRLIGAPPGYVGFDQGGMLTDEIRKHPYSVLLLDEIEKAHPDIFSILLQVMDYATLTDNNGKKADFRNVILIMTSNAGAKEMDMGAIGFGDRKADARSKGGEAIKKLFNPEFRNRLDAIITFNSLTPAVMKKVVDKFISDLGRQLGGKKVKIEVTDAARNWLTENGYDDKFGARPLSRLIQTEIKDALSEELLFGKLKKGGSVTVDHKEGRLEFNYRPLD; via the coding sequence ATGATCAATAAAGAGTTGAGCCTGATGCTGGATGCGACTTTCCAGGATGCAAAGAACCGGCGCCATGAATACCTTACTACTGAACATATCCTGTTCGCGCTCGTACATGACGAGCTCGGCATAGACATCATAACGGGCTGTGGTGGCGATGTCGTCAGGATAAAGGAAGCCATCGAGGCATTTTTCGCCAGGAACATACCCACGCTGCCGCCGGGGAAGAGCTCGGAACCTGTGCCTGCCCTCGGCTTCCATAGGGTTATCCAGCGGGCCATAACCCATATCCAGTCGGCGGAAAAGGCGGAGGTCGAAGCAGGCGATCTGTTGGCAGCGCTTTACGGTGAACCCGATTCCTTTGCCGTGCATTTTCTTGAACAGGAAGGCATCTCACGTCTTGATGTGCTGAATTATATATCCCACGGCAGCGCGGGCTTAAGCAGGTTTCAACAGCACGAATCGCCGTCTGAAGAACCGACTCGCGAATCAGCCCCCGGCCAAACGGAGCCGAAGCGGCCCGTGTCGCAAGATCCCTTGAAACTCTATACCATTAACCTGAATGAAAAGGCTGCCGCAGGAGAGATAGATCCGCTGGTAGGCCGTGAAGACGAGCTTAAGCGTACCATACAGGTGCTCTGCAGGCGCCGGAAAAACAATATCGTGTTCGTCGGTGAACCGGGTGTCGGCAAGACCGCGCTTGTTGAAGGTCTTGCGCTGAATATTCACCGGGGTTCCGTCCCTGATCCGCTCAAGGATACGACCATTTACTCGCTCGACATGGGAGCGTTGCTTGCAGGCACAAAATACCGGGGCGATTTCGAGGCACGCTTGAAGGCCACTATAAAGGATCTTGTAAAGATTACCGGCGGCATACTCTTCATTGATGAGATTCATACTATTGTCGGAGCGGGAGCAACAAGCGGCGGTTCGATGGATGCATCGAACATATTGAAGCCGGTACTGAATTCCGGCAGACTGCGCTGCATCGGCGCCAGTACGTATGAGGAATTTAAAAACCATTTCGAGAAAGATCGCGCCCTTTCAAGGCGGTTCCAGAAGATAGAAATTTACGAGCCCACCATAGAGGAAACGGTTGATATATTGAAAGGTCTGCGTTCCTATTATGAGGAGTTCCATGGTGTCCGTTATACAGACTCTGCAATCAAGACTGCCGCCGAACTTTCCGCAAAATATATAAACGAAAAATTTATGCCGGACAAGGCCATTGACGTGATAGACGAGGCAGGTGCCACGCGAAAGCTGCGAGGCTGCGGCAAAGGAAAACTTGTGGTCGGTGTAAAAGAAATCGAGGGCATTGTCGCCCATATCGCCAGGATACCCTCCCTGAACATATCCGCGTCCGATACAGAGAAATTGAAGGATCTGGAAGCGGAACTGAAAGCTGCGGTCTTTGGACAGGACAGCGCCATCCATTCGCTGGTCTCTGCCATCAAGAGATCGCGCGCCGGGCTTGGCATTCCCGAGAGGCCGATTGGCGCCTTCCTCTTCGCGGGGCCGACGGGTGTCGGCAAGACGGAAGTCTCAAAGCAAATGGCAAACGTGCTCGGTGTAAAATTCATCCGCTTTGATATGAGCGAATATATGGAAAAGCATACTGTATCGAGGCTAATAGGAGCGCCCCCGGGCTATGTCGGTTTTGACCAGGGCGGCATGCTGACCGATGAGATAAGGAAACATCCATACTCCGTGCTGCTGCTCGATGAGATCGAAAAAGCGCACCCCGACATCTTCAGCATATTGCTGCAAGTGATGGATTACGCTACACTGACGGACAATAATGGGAAGAAGGCCGACTTCCGCAATGTCATCCTCATAATGACGTCCAATGCGGGCGCAAAAGAGATGGATATGGGCGCCATAGGATTCGGCGACAGAAAAGCCGATGCCAGATCAAAAGGCGGCGAGGCGATAAAAAAACTCTTTAACCCTGAATTTAGAAACCGGCTGGACGCGATCATTACCTTCAACTCGCTCACTCCTGCAGTTATGAAAAAGGTAGTCGATAAATTTATCAGTGACCTGGGCAGGCAGCTCGGGGGGAAAAAGGTGAAGATAGAAGTTACCGATGCCGCCAGGAACTGGCTTACCGAAAATGGGTACGACGATAAATTCGGCGCAAGGCCTCTGTCGAGGCTTATTCAGACGGAGATCAAAGATGCCCTCTCCGAGGAACTGCTTTTCGGTAAATTGAAAAAGGGCGGCAGTGTAACGGTTGACCATAAAGAAGGACGCCTCGAAT